Genomic DNA from Acetilactobacillus jinshanensis:
ATCGCCGGGGCTTTGCCTAACGAAAAAGTAATTGCAACGGTTACCAGAGTTTACCCGAATTACATTCGTGCCCGAGCCGTTAAGATTACCAAAAAGAGTCCACTTCGTGTTAAGCCCGTTGACGCTTACGCTAATCAAGTCGGTGGTTTCGAATTAGAAAACATGAAGTATTCTACTCAACTTCAGTTCAAAAAAGCATTAGTTAAGCAGTCACTTAATCAGTATCGTCCACGTGGCTTTCGTCAGTACAGCGTTCATAAAACAATGGGGATGAAAACACCCTATGGGTACCGTAACAAGCTTCAGTTCCCAGTTCGAAAAGTTAACGGTAAAATAATTGCTGGTTTATACCAAACCCGCAGTCATCACTTGGTCGACTTAAAGACCTGTTCTGAACAATACCCCGTCACGATGAAGGTCGTTCGTGGTCTCGTCAAGATCTTACAGGATATGGATTACCCAATCTATGATACTGACAATAATTCAGGAATCATCAAGACGTTAGTCGTTAGAGCGGCTTTACATACCCGTGACGTTCAGGTCGTATTTATTACCAATACATCAAAATTAATTAAGAAATCACAGTTACTTCAGGCCATTATTGTCCATCTATCAGAAGTTACCAGCGTTATGCAGAACGTTAATCCTGGTGATACCTCAATGATCTGGGGCGACCGAACGATTCCGTTAGCTGGTAAGACGTCAATCACTGAAAAAATGGGTGGCCTTGCCTTTAAATTATCGGCTCGTGCCTTTTTACAGTTAAATAGTTACATGATTCCTCAACTTTACGAAGTTGTGAAACACGCTTTGAATTTAAAGCATGGTGATCATTTGATTGATGCCTACTCCGGTGTTGGGACGATGGGATTACCGTTGGCTCATCAGGTTAAGGAACTTCGTGGGATGGACACCATCCCTGAAGCCGTCGAAGATGCGAACGCTAACGCTAAACTGAATCACATTCAAAATGCGCATTACTACGTTGGGGCTGCTGAAGATTTAATCCCCAAGTGGATTAAAGCCGGTTGGAACCCCGATGCTTTAATTGTGGATCCGCCGCGGGTTGGTTTAGCTAAACCGTTAATCGACGCTATTTTAGCTGCTCACCCGAAGAAATTCGTTTACGTTTCCTGTAATCCCGCTACTTTAGCTCGAGATTTAAAGCCGTTAACCGAAAAGTACCGGGTCAACTGGCTTCAACCGATTGATATGATGCCACAAACGGCCCGTTGTGAAGTCGTCGCCAGCTTTAGTCTTAGGCATAATTTGTGAATTAGACTGCATTACTTTAGAATTAAGTCGTATTTGATAAGAAAGCGGTGTTATTTACGAAAATTAAATTTACTAACGGTATGTTTCCGTTACCTGAAAACTACGCAACCGTGAAAAATCCGAAGACCGGTCAAGTGAAAATTGGTAAAGTTGGTTTTTCATTCACCACTCTATTTTTTAATATCTGGCCATCAATCTTTCGTAATGACTGGTACAACTTCTTCTGTATGGTTGCCCTAGATGCCATTTTAGCAATGGGCATCGCGGTTTCCATCCACCAGTCCGTCGTGGTCGTTACCTAGCAATTCCTTTGGTACACCCGGATCTTCTGGGCCTTTATCTACAACATGATGTACTTTCGACATCTAAGCAATAAAGGCTTTGTACCAACCGACGAACACTCAAAACAATTATTGATCAAGAATAAATACATTAAACCTTAAAAATTACTAATACTACGAAAAAAGCGCTCTGAATAAATATATTCAGAACGCTTTTATTTTCTCAAGGTAAAATTAAAAGGCCTAATTTTATTAATTAAGCCCCGTAAATTTAAATTCAGAAATTAGTGCTGACGAGCAATTACTACTCTAGCATCGATATTCTTATTATCATCAGGATGTAAATCTTCTTTATAAGAGAAGTCGGCGTCCTTGAAGTAATGCTTTATTTCTTTGTTAACAGTGTCTAAATCACGACGATCGTTATTCTGACGGGTAATTAACAGAGTATATTGTTTGTTATCTTCATCGACATCTTCGAAACTGTAAGTAACGTCGACGGTGTTCAAGATTTCCTGAATTAATTGACGTTCAGTCATCTTCATAGCTTATCCCTCCTCGTTACGATATAAGTATAACACGACTTATTCTACTACATTTTTATCTGAATATGAATTATCATAAGAATAGACATAACGATAAGGAGGCAATTGCGATGACCATTCAAGATATGGGCAAAAACTTATTAGCAACCCAGAAAAAGAACCAGACCGTCCGCATCCAAAGTAAGAATGCTTTATATGTAGGCCAAGTTACCGGCTTAAACGATGGTGTCTTATCATTAAACACCAAAAAAGGTGCCAAAAAATTTAACATGCAAGATGTCGATAATTATAAGATTATGAAGTAATCCAAACATTATCCATACCAAAAAGAGTGTTAATCTTACGTTTTTATAATTGCGCAAGATTAGCACTCTTTTTATTTATTAGAAATTCTTATTACTACGTAAAATCAAATCCGGATGAACCAACAAATAAGCGCGATGGTTCCAAAAAGCCAGACCTTCAAATTCAGAATGATGATTCATGACCGCGACCTTAATATTATGATTAGTTAAATGATTAAGGTTATTAATTGGAAAGCTCATAATTACACCGTTGCCAACCACATAGAGACGGTTCGTATCAGGATTATACGTTAAATTCTGAATGCATGCGCTTGGGCTGTGGAGAATATCTTTGACCATCTTTAATTTTCGACCCTGGCCACGATAAATCTGTAGACTGTCAATCGGGATTCGTTTATTTTTATAATAATTTCTTGAAACGTTCCAGTAATCACCAGATTTATCATAAGCCACGTTTTCGCCTAACTTGTATCTAGTCCGGATCTTTAACCAATGACCAGTGGGCTTTAATTTCTTTTGATCAATTTTAGATAGGATCAAAACTTTTGGGATAATGCCACGCGGATAACCATGGTTTCGGTAATGATTCATGCATTCCCATAACTGGTGGGTTCGATAATCATAGCTCAAGCCTTGACCATGACCACCGTGAAAGCGACGGCCAACCTTAATCAACTTGCCGTTCTTGGCGTTGTATTCAATAATTCGGTTAATCGAACTATCTCGATGACCAACGTTGA
This window encodes:
- the rlmD gene encoding 23S rRNA (uracil(1939)-C(5))-methyltransferase RlmD, encoding MPEITVGTQFKTTTRNGFDRMGVNGESVGYFNRKLAFIAGALPNEKVIATVTRVYPNYIRARAVKITKKSPLRVKPVDAYANQVGGFELENMKYSTQLQFKKALVKQSLNQYRPRGFRQYSVHKTMGMKTPYGYRNKLQFPVRKVNGKIIAGLYQTRSHHLVDLKTCSEQYPVTMKVVRGLVKILQDMDYPIYDTDNNSGIIKTLVVRAALHTRDVQVVFITNTSKLIKKSQLLQAIIVHLSEVTSVMQNVNPGDTSMIWGDRTIPLAGKTSITEKMGGLAFKLSARAFLQLNSYMIPQLYEVVKHALNLKHGDHLIDAYSGVGTMGLPLAHQVKELRGMDTIPEAVEDANANAKLNHIQNAHYYVGAAEDLIPKWIKAGWNPDALIVDPPRVGLAKPLIDAILAAHPKKFVYVSCNPATLARDLKPLTEKYRVNWLQPIDMMPQTARCEVVASFSLRHNL